The Methanoregula sp. UBA64 genome contains the following window.
ACCGGGAAGGTCCATGGCAATGATCGCTTTCGAGTAGTACTGGAAAAATTCCGCAAACGGGACGCGTTTTCCCTTGACCACGAGTCCGTAGTCATCGCAGACCGCCTTGATGGCATGCGGGTAGAGCGCCCCGTACAGGATCTTTTTCACGATCGCCTCGGTCTCGGTTTGCGGCGCCATGCCCGGCTTTTGCTGCCCGCGCGTGATCCCGGCGAAGATCCGGGCCCGGTACTCGTCGTGGCATTTCCGGTAATCGATCGGGTGTTTGATCGGAATGTCGGTCGCTCTTATCAGCTTCGGGTGGTTGGTGGGTTTCGTGTACAGGATCCGGGGACGGTAATGCTTCACGAGGCCTTTGAGCTCTTCACAGGAGCTCGTGTGGATGATCGCATTGTCGGGATCTTTACTCAGCCGTTTTACCACGGAATAGTTGGAGATGTCGATGGACGAGATCAACAGGAAGGGAACGTGCTCCTGGCCGTAGAGGTACCCGAGCAGCCGTTTTTTGAATGCGATCTCGATCTCGAACTCTTTTAGATCGGCCGGGGAGGTGACGACCTCGCCAAAGGACACGTTGTTATTGGAATCGACAAGAATGAGATCGAACTCGGCAAGATCCTGCCCGTTGCCGCGGAACGTGATGTCCCCGTATTTTGAATAGAAGACGCCGTTCTGGCCGAGCCGCGCCTGGGCGCCGGCCCGTGGGGCATCGGCGCCTTTCCGGGCAATGTACTTTATCCGGTCGGTCTTCTGCGAGATGTCGAGGAACATCTCGTACACGATCGCCTCGAACCAGCGCCCTTCTGCCGTACGCATGGGCTCGATATCAGGGGAGAAGAGTTTTTTCCGTTCGAGCGTGTTCATGTGCCGCGTGGCATTGAGCGCGATGGCAGCAGAGGGCCTGAAATTCTTAAAATTCGCTTTCAGCCACGGGATCATGATTGTTACTTTATGGGTTTGGCGCCATGGTAAATAACAATCTGCATTAAATCCTCCGACCGGATCCTGTCCCGGGAGCGGTAAAGTAATTCTCCGTGAGGGGGATGCTTTTTTCACCCGGTTTTATCCTTTGGCATGGCCCGAAGAGGTATAACGGGCTAAAACCGGTAATTTTTTTTTAGAGCGCGAAAGGACGCCCGGGCAGCCATGCCCGGACCAACCGGGCAACCCGGATCAGATCCTCGGTAAGAGATGAGAAAACCGTCGCATGCGTTTGACCGGAAATACTACCGGTTCTTTTAAAAAAAAAACAGACGGGGTGGGTGTGGAGATCCCAAGCCCCGTGAACATGAGTCTGCTGCATTTTGTTGGACGTATGGGTTATTGTGGTTTTACGGTTCCTGTTTTTTTAGGATTCCACATCACCGGTCCTGATCCGTATGGATTTCTCGACCGGCACAATGAAGATCTTGCCGTCGCCGATCTTGCCGGTCCGTGCGGCACCCGTAAGTGTTGCAACCAGGTCGTCGACCGCACTGTCGCGGATTACGATCTCGAGCTTGACCTTGGGCAGGAGGTCGACCGTCATCTTTCCGCCGCGGTATTCGAGCGAGATCCCTTTCTGCTCGCCGCGACCCTTGACTTCCGTGATGGTCATGCCGACATAGCCTTTGTCTTCAAGCGCTTTTTTTACGAACTCGAACCGTTCCGGTTTGATAATTGCTGTAACCATTTTCATTTTTATCACCCGGAAAAATATCAGGCCCTCTCACCATGCTGTGAGATGTCGAGCCCGACATATTCCTCTTCCTCGCTCACCCGCAGGCCCATCGTTTTGTCCACGATGACTGCGAGGATATATGTGACCACAAAGGCGTAGATTACCGCCGCTCCTGCACCGACAATCTGGGCGGTGAACTGGTGGACATTGCCTTCAATCAGGCCCGATGCACCGTTCACTGCTGCAGAGGCAAAGATACCGGTTGCGATTGCACCCCAGAGACCTCCCATGCCGTGGACTGCCCACGCATCAAGGCTCTCATCGATGCCCTTGCCCTGACGCCAGAGCATGATACCGTAGCACATTGCACCTGCAACTGCACCGATCAGGATCGATGCCGGTACTGTTACGAACCCGGCTGCGGGCGTGATAGCCACAAGGCCCGCCACTGCGCCGGACACGAACCCAAGGGAACTCGGCTTGCCGCCGTGTGCCCAGGAGACGAGCATCCAGACGATTGCTGCGGTTGCCGTTGCCGTGTTCGTGGTGACGAACGCCTGGACTGCGAGGCCGTTTGCTGCGACCGCACTGCCTGCGTTAAACCCGAACCAGCCAAACCAGAGCAGGACCGCACCGAGGATGGACCACGGGATATTGGCCGGCTCCATGGCGTACTTGCCAAATCCTACACGTTTACCAATCACCAGGGCGAGTGCCAGTGCGGCAAACCCTGAACTGATATGGACGACCGTGCCGCCGGCGAAATCGATTGCGCCGAACTGGGATGTCCAGCCGCCTCCCCAGACCCAGTGGGCGAGCGGGTCATAGACAATCGTTGTCCAGAGCAGGGCAAAGACAAGGTATGCGCTGAACTTGATACGCTCTGCAAACCCTGACGTGACGATTGCCATCGTGACCGTGGCAAACACCAGCTGGAACACCATGTAGAGCATTCCGGGGATGATCTGGCTGTACGGCCCGGGGTCGTTCATGCTGACACCGTTTAAGCCCAGGTACTGCAGGTTGCCGATAAAGCCGCCTACATCGGGCCCGAATGCCAGACTGTACCCGATCAGCACCCACTGGACACTCACGAGTGCGAATGCCACAAATGAGAGCGTGATCATGTCGATGAAGTTTTTCTTCCGTACAAGACCGCCGTAGAAGAACCCGACTCCCGGCGTCATGATCATGACAAGCGCCGTTGAGGCGAGCACCCATGCAATTGCTCCAGAATCCATTACCATTCCATTCACCTGATGTAAACGTTTCTGATTTTATGCACCAGCCCATATATTTTTTTAGCAATACGGGCAGGTACGGGAATCTTCCCATGAGACTGCCCAAAAAGGCAGCAAAGACCAGTGAGCAGTCCCGGATAGGAAGTCCGGTCCCCGAGAGAGTTGGCCTTTGCGCTTCTTGGACAAGGGAGATTCGCTGGTGGAGTTTTGTGATTCGCTAAGATTGTAGGAAGGAAATTCTATTCCTACACTTATAAACATTGTTATTTTACCCCTCCCCTGCACCCGTACAGAAAGCGTATATGCGGCCCACCAGTGCCGGTGTAAAAACGCGCAGAGAAACGAAGATCCCAAAACCAAGAGACAAAAACCGGGCAACGACCCGGGACAGATCGCACGTGCAGATGCGCACGGGAAACAGAAAGATTCCAGAGAAAAGAAAAACGGGGATTATGCCCGTTCGCCGTACTGGCAGATATCGAGACCCACGTACTCTTCATCGGCCGTGACGCGGAGTCCCAGGGTGCGATCGATCGCCCAGGCAACAATGTACGTGACAACAAAGGCATAGACGAGCGCGGCAAACGCCCCGATTGTATTTGCCACCATCTGGTGTACGTTCCCTTCAAAGAGACCCGTGAACCCGGCCACTGCTGCTGCCGCAAAAAGACCGGTGGCAAGCGTTCCCCACAGGCCGCTCATGCCGTGGATTGCCCACGCATCGAGGCTCTCGTCCAGCTGTCGGCGGATCCGCCAGAGCATCATCACAAAACTGAGCACGCCGGCAACCGCGCCAATGAGGATTGCCGTAAGCG
Protein-coding sequences here:
- a CDS encoding P-II family nitrogen regulator, encoding MKMVTAIIKPERFEFVKKALEDKGYVGMTITEVKGRGEQKGISLEYRGGKMTVDLLPKVKLEIVIRDSAVDDLVATLTGAARTGKIGDGKIFIVPVEKSIRIRTGDVES
- a CDS encoding ammonium transporter translates to MVMDSGAIAWVLASTALVMIMTPGVGFFYGGLVRKKNFIDMITLSFVAFALVSVQWVLIGYSLAFGPDVGGFIGNLQYLGLNGVSMNDPGPYSQIIPGMLYMVFQLVFATVTMAIVTSGFAERIKFSAYLVFALLWTTIVYDPLAHWVWGGGWTSQFGAIDFAGGTVVHISSGFAALALALVIGKRVGFGKYAMEPANIPWSILGAVLLWFGWFGFNAGSAVAANGLAVQAFVTTNTATATAAIVWMLVSWAHGGKPSSLGFVSGAVAGLVAITPAAGFVTVPASILIGAVAGAMCYGIMLWRQGKGIDESLDAWAVHGMGGLWGAIATGIFASAAVNGASGLIEGNVHQFTAQIVGAGAAVIYAFVVTYILAVIVDKTMGLRVSEEEEYVGLDISQHGERA